The following are from one region of the Halictus rubicundus isolate RS-2024b chromosome 15, iyHalRubi1_principal, whole genome shotgun sequence genome:
- the Tg gene encoding transglutaminase isoform X1, with protein MDSVFRSFSRDEFFSSDPRRMFYRFYDRYRPFNDAGRFRPFPYRFYWEDFDVPVLTIADVDPCLAENGENHRTSRYDLMARQDDKARLVVRRGQPFYLHLTLSRDYDPNIDGMSLVFTVDDVEKPQYGHGTLVATPVLYPGEVSEGSWQATIDAIQSSFLRLKIVPDANAIIGKWKMEIDTKNRNLDGAVSYSMRHPFYLIFNPWSEEDVVYLEDEDQRQEYVLAEDGLIWRGSYNRLRPTVWKYSQFERDILDCALHLMTRVGKVRINGRSDPVVISRVLSASVNSPDDSGAVMGNWSDDFGGGTPPTKWLGSQKILQQYYKTKKPVKYGQCWVFAGVLATVCRTLGLPCRVVTNYSSAHDTQSSLTVDYFVDAEGSVMEELNSDSIWNFHVWNEVWMKRLDLSPDCSGWQAIDATPQELSEDAYRCGPASVAAVKKGEVLRPYDNAFLFAEVNADKVFWRYNGPTQPLKLIRKDELGIGQFISTKAVGKWAREDITYTYKYPERSDEERAAMLRALRQSQSLFSRYYLNEEFNDIMFHFELRDDIVIGQPFSVVLLIKNRSDSTEYRISVILRVETVLYTGRVGDPVKRLNIDRLVRPGVLEEVRLDVSWEEYGLRLMNQCAFNIACLATVKDTNFEYFAQDDFRVRKPDIKIIIEDEPRVGETLNARAKFKNPLPIPLKKCRFLIEGPGLDEQLKLKLSEPVEVDADAECSFSMVPKFEGRATIAAKFYSKELEDVDGFVNFMVKPAAPVANGD; from the exons ATGGACTCAgtctttcgttcgttttcaaggGACGAGTTCTTCTCCTCCGATCCTCGAAGAATGTTTTATAGATTTTACGACCGCTACCGGCCTTTCAACGATGCTGGTCGCTTCAGGCCGTTTCCGTACCGGTTCTACT GGGAGGATTTCGATGTTCCTGTGCTGACGATCGCGGACGTGGATCCGTGCCTAGCGGAGAACGGAGAGAACCACCGGACATCGAGATACGATTTGATGGCAAGGCAAGATGACAAGGCCCGGCTGGTCGTCAGACGCGGACAACCGTTCTACCTGCACCTCACTCTGTCCAGAGACTATGATCCGAACATCGACGGCATGTCGTTGGTGTTTACCGTGGACGATGTCGAGAAGCCGCAGTATGGCCACGGAACTCTGGTCGCGACGCCCGTCCTCTATCCTGGAGAGGTTTCCGAGGGATCCTGGCAGGCGACCATCGACGCGATTCAATCGAGTTTTCTTCGTTTGAAG ATCGTTCCGGATGCCAACGCCATCATAGGGAAATGGAAGATGGAGATCGACACCAAGAACAGGAACTTGGACGGAGCAGTCAGTTACTCGATGCGACACCCGTTTTACCTGATCTTCAATCCGTGGTCCGAAG AGGACGTGGTCTACCTGGAAGACGAAGATCAGCGGCAGGAGTATGTGCTGGCCGAGGACGGGCTGATATGGCGCGGAAGTTACAATCGCTTGCGACCAACGGTGTGGAAGTATTCGCAGTTCGAGCGAGACATATTGGACTGCGCGTTGCATCTGATGACTCGAGTTGGGAAAGTTCGAATCAACGGCAGGAGCGATCCCGTGGTGATATCCCGCGTATTGTCCGCGAGC GTGAATTCTCCGGACGACAGCGGAGCGGTGATGGGTAATTGGTCGGACGATTTCGGGGGCGGCACGCCGCCCACCAAATGGCTCGGCTCTCAGAAGATCCTGCAGCAATACTACAAGACGAAGAAGCCGGTCAAGTACGGACAGTGCTGGGTGTTTGCGGGTGTTCTAGCCACCGTCTGCCGCACCCTCGGTCTGCCCTGCCGCGTGGTGACCAATTACTCGAGCGCCCACGACACCCAGAGCAGCCTGACCGTCGACTACTTCGTGGACGCCGAGGGCAGCGTGATGGAGGAGCTGAACAGCGACTCGATATG GAACTTCCACGTGTGGAACGAGGTTTGGATGAAGCGATTGGATTTGTCGCCGGACTGTTCCGGCTGGCAGGCGATCGATGCGACTCCTCAGGAGCTAAGCGAGGACGCGTACCGTTGCGGTCCGGCCTCCGTCGCTGCCGTGAAGAAGGGCGAGGTCCTTCGCCCTTACGACAACGCTTTTCTGTTCGCCGAAGTCAACGCGGACAAAGTGTTTTGGCGGTACAACGGACCAACGCAGCCCTTGAAGCTGATTCGAAAGGACGAGCTCGG CATCGGGCAATTTATCAGTACCAAGGCGGTCGGAAAGTGGGCCAGGGAGGACATCACTTACACCTACAAATATCCCGAAA GATCGGACGAGGAGCGGGCTGCCATGCTAAGGGCGCTCCGTCAAAGTCAATCGTTGTTCAGCCGCTACTACCTCAACGAAGAGTTTAACGACATCATGTTCCATTTCGAGCTTCGCGACGATATCGTGATCGGACAACCGTTCAG CGTGGTGTTGCTGATCAAGAATAGAAGCGATTCGACCGAGTACCGGATCTCGGTGATCTTGAGGGTCGAGACGGTGCTGTACACTGGTCGAGTCGGCGATCCGGTCAAGAGATTGAACATCGATCGTCTGGTGAGACCGGGAGTCCTCGAAGAGGTGCGGCTGGACGTGTCCTGGGAAGAGTACGGTCTCCGATTGATGAACCAGTGCGCGTTCAACATCGCCTGTTTGGCGACCGTCAAGGACACGAATTTCGAGTACTTTGCCCAGGATGATTTCCGCGTGAGGAAACCCGACATTAAAATCATA ATCGAGGACGAGCCGCGAGTCGGCGAAACCTTGAACGCCAGGGCCAAATTCAAGAATCCGTTGCCGATACCGCTGAAGAAGTGCCGGTTCCTGATCGAAGGACCCGGCTTGGACGAGCAGCTGAAGCTGAAGCTGTCGGAGCCGGTGGAAGTGGACGCCGACGCCGAGTGTTCGTTCTCCATGGTTCCGAAGTTCGAGGGCCGCGCCACGATCGCCGCGAAATTCTACTCGAAGGAGCTCGAGGACGTCGACGGTTTCGTCAACTTCATGGTGAAACCGGCGGCACCTGTCGCGAACGGCGACTAA
- the Tg gene encoding transglutaminase isoform X2 has protein sequence MGKCCSFFSRFRAVFKPQTDATDGSSRSTCTKPECLPRPPTSVASGEDFDVPVLTIADVDPCLAENGENHRTSRYDLMARQDDKARLVVRRGQPFYLHLTLSRDYDPNIDGMSLVFTVDDVEKPQYGHGTLVATPVLYPGEVSEGSWQATIDAIQSSFLRLKIVPDANAIIGKWKMEIDTKNRNLDGAVSYSMRHPFYLIFNPWSEEDVVYLEDEDQRQEYVLAEDGLIWRGSYNRLRPTVWKYSQFERDILDCALHLMTRVGKVRINGRSDPVVISRVLSASVNSPDDSGAVMGNWSDDFGGGTPPTKWLGSQKILQQYYKTKKPVKYGQCWVFAGVLATVCRTLGLPCRVVTNYSSAHDTQSSLTVDYFVDAEGSVMEELNSDSIWNFHVWNEVWMKRLDLSPDCSGWQAIDATPQELSEDAYRCGPASVAAVKKGEVLRPYDNAFLFAEVNADKVFWRYNGPTQPLKLIRKDELGIGQFISTKAVGKWAREDITYTYKYPERSDEERAAMLRALRQSQSLFSRYYLNEEFNDIMFHFELRDDIVIGQPFSVVLLIKNRSDSTEYRISVILRVETVLYTGRVGDPVKRLNIDRLVRPGVLEEVRLDVSWEEYGLRLMNQCAFNIACLATVKDTNFEYFAQDDFRVRKPDIKIIIEDEPRVGETLNARAKFKNPLPIPLKKCRFLIEGPGLDEQLKLKLSEPVEVDADAECSFSMVPKFEGRATIAAKFYSKELEDVDGFVNFMVKPAAPVANGD, from the exons GGGAGGATTTCGATGTTCCTGTGCTGACGATCGCGGACGTGGATCCGTGCCTAGCGGAGAACGGAGAGAACCACCGGACATCGAGATACGATTTGATGGCAAGGCAAGATGACAAGGCCCGGCTGGTCGTCAGACGCGGACAACCGTTCTACCTGCACCTCACTCTGTCCAGAGACTATGATCCGAACATCGACGGCATGTCGTTGGTGTTTACCGTGGACGATGTCGAGAAGCCGCAGTATGGCCACGGAACTCTGGTCGCGACGCCCGTCCTCTATCCTGGAGAGGTTTCCGAGGGATCCTGGCAGGCGACCATCGACGCGATTCAATCGAGTTTTCTTCGTTTGAAG ATCGTTCCGGATGCCAACGCCATCATAGGGAAATGGAAGATGGAGATCGACACCAAGAACAGGAACTTGGACGGAGCAGTCAGTTACTCGATGCGACACCCGTTTTACCTGATCTTCAATCCGTGGTCCGAAG AGGACGTGGTCTACCTGGAAGACGAAGATCAGCGGCAGGAGTATGTGCTGGCCGAGGACGGGCTGATATGGCGCGGAAGTTACAATCGCTTGCGACCAACGGTGTGGAAGTATTCGCAGTTCGAGCGAGACATATTGGACTGCGCGTTGCATCTGATGACTCGAGTTGGGAAAGTTCGAATCAACGGCAGGAGCGATCCCGTGGTGATATCCCGCGTATTGTCCGCGAGC GTGAATTCTCCGGACGACAGCGGAGCGGTGATGGGTAATTGGTCGGACGATTTCGGGGGCGGCACGCCGCCCACCAAATGGCTCGGCTCTCAGAAGATCCTGCAGCAATACTACAAGACGAAGAAGCCGGTCAAGTACGGACAGTGCTGGGTGTTTGCGGGTGTTCTAGCCACCGTCTGCCGCACCCTCGGTCTGCCCTGCCGCGTGGTGACCAATTACTCGAGCGCCCACGACACCCAGAGCAGCCTGACCGTCGACTACTTCGTGGACGCCGAGGGCAGCGTGATGGAGGAGCTGAACAGCGACTCGATATG GAACTTCCACGTGTGGAACGAGGTTTGGATGAAGCGATTGGATTTGTCGCCGGACTGTTCCGGCTGGCAGGCGATCGATGCGACTCCTCAGGAGCTAAGCGAGGACGCGTACCGTTGCGGTCCGGCCTCCGTCGCTGCCGTGAAGAAGGGCGAGGTCCTTCGCCCTTACGACAACGCTTTTCTGTTCGCCGAAGTCAACGCGGACAAAGTGTTTTGGCGGTACAACGGACCAACGCAGCCCTTGAAGCTGATTCGAAAGGACGAGCTCGG CATCGGGCAATTTATCAGTACCAAGGCGGTCGGAAAGTGGGCCAGGGAGGACATCACTTACACCTACAAATATCCCGAAA GATCGGACGAGGAGCGGGCTGCCATGCTAAGGGCGCTCCGTCAAAGTCAATCGTTGTTCAGCCGCTACTACCTCAACGAAGAGTTTAACGACATCATGTTCCATTTCGAGCTTCGCGACGATATCGTGATCGGACAACCGTTCAG CGTGGTGTTGCTGATCAAGAATAGAAGCGATTCGACCGAGTACCGGATCTCGGTGATCTTGAGGGTCGAGACGGTGCTGTACACTGGTCGAGTCGGCGATCCGGTCAAGAGATTGAACATCGATCGTCTGGTGAGACCGGGAGTCCTCGAAGAGGTGCGGCTGGACGTGTCCTGGGAAGAGTACGGTCTCCGATTGATGAACCAGTGCGCGTTCAACATCGCCTGTTTGGCGACCGTCAAGGACACGAATTTCGAGTACTTTGCCCAGGATGATTTCCGCGTGAGGAAACCCGACATTAAAATCATA ATCGAGGACGAGCCGCGAGTCGGCGAAACCTTGAACGCCAGGGCCAAATTCAAGAATCCGTTGCCGATACCGCTGAAGAAGTGCCGGTTCCTGATCGAAGGACCCGGCTTGGACGAGCAGCTGAAGCTGAAGCTGTCGGAGCCGGTGGAAGTGGACGCCGACGCCGAGTGTTCGTTCTCCATGGTTCCGAAGTTCGAGGGCCGCGCCACGATCGCCGCGAAATTCTACTCGAAGGAGCTCGAGGACGTCGACGGTTTCGTCAACTTCATGGTGAAACCGGCGGCACCTGTCGCGAACGGCGACTAA